The following proteins are encoded in a genomic region of Nicotiana sylvestris chromosome 4, ASM39365v2, whole genome shotgun sequence:
- the LOC104213281 gene encoding thioredoxin H-type 1, with translation MAAASSEEGQVFGCHKIEEWNEHFQKGVETKKLVVVDFTASWCGPCRFIAPILAEIAKKMPHVIFLKVDVDELKTVAEEWSVEAMPTFVFLKDGKEVDRVVGAKKEELQQTIVKHAAPATVTA, from the exons ATGGCTGCAGCTTCATCTGAGGAGGGACAAGTGTTCGGCTGCCACAAGATTGAGGAATGGAACGAGCACTTCCAGAAAGGTGTGGAGACTAAGAAATTG GTGGTGGTGGATTTTACTGCTTCCTGGTGCGGCCCTTGCCGTTTTATTGCCCCAATTCTTGCTGAGATTGCTAAGAAGATGCCCCATGTTATATTCCTCAAGGTTGATGTTGATGAACTGAAG ACTGTTGCGGAGGAATGGAGTGTGGAGGCAATGCCAACATTTGTCTTTCTTAAAGATGGGAAGGAAGTGGACAGGGTTGTTGGTGCCAAAAAAGAGGAGTTGCAGCAGACCATAGTGAAGCATGCTGCTCCTGCTACGGTGACAGCATGA